A window from Vigna angularis cultivar LongXiaoDou No.4 chromosome 7, ASM1680809v1, whole genome shotgun sequence encodes these proteins:
- the LOC108338588 gene encoding uncharacterized protein LOC108338588 has translation MEFAALSGAAQLGSFNPLRTNLQSPKQHNPLPFSYASFPSSFRRVCSCKAILSTHKPTSTHKMFGPHSDDLELSALTALSPLDGRYWGKVKELSPYLSESALIYFRVLVEIKWLLQLSMIPEIVEVPSFSESAKTFLQSLIDDFSLDDALEVKNIERVTNHDVKAVEYFLKQKCQSNAEVAKVLEFFHFGCTSEDINNLAHALMLKETMNSVMFPVMDKIIKALCDMAKDNAHVPMLSRTHGQPASPTTLGKELAIFAVRLSRERKDLSHIEILGKFAGAVGNYNAHVVAYPNVNWPQVAEQFVHSLGLSFNPYVAQIETHDYMAKLFHSLIQFNNILIDFDRDVWGYISLSYFKQITKAGEIGSSTMPHKVNPIDFENSEGNLGVANGVLSHLSMKLPISRWQRDLTDSTVIRNMPVGIGHSLLAYKSTLQGIGKLQVNEARLSEDLNQCWEVLAEPIQTVMRRYGVPEPYEKLKELTRGKAVNKESIRVFIEGLDIPEEAKTNLLKLTPDTYVGAAVELARTVESVVNIVNGSNI, from the exons ATGGAGTTCGCAGCACTCTCTGGCGCTGCCCAGCTTGGGAGCTTCAACCCTCTTAGAACTAACCTTCAAAGTCCAAAACAACACAACCCTCTTCCATTTTCCTATGCTTCTTTCCCTTCTTCCTTTCGCAGAGTTTGCTCCTGCAAAGCCATCCTCAGCACCCACAAACCCACCTCCACCCACAAAATGTTTGGACCCCATTCAGATGATTTGGAACTCTCTGCTTTGACGGCGTTGTCCCCATTGGATGGTCGTTATTGGGGCAAAGTCAAAGAATTGTCTCCTTATTTGAGTGAATCTGCCTTAATCTATTTTCGGGTTCTTGTTGAG ATAAAATGGTTGCTGCAGCTGTCTATGATTCCTGAAATTGTTGAGGTTCCCAGTTTCAGTGAGAGTGCTAAGACTTTCCTACAAAGTCTGATTGATGACTTTAGTCTTGACGATGCCTTGGAGGTTAAAAACATTGAGAGGGTCACAAATCATGATGTCAAAGCGGTGGAGTACTTCTTGAAACAGAAATGTCAATCCAATGCTGAAGTGGCTAAG GTGCTTGAGTTTTTCCACTTTGGATGTACATCTGAGGATATAAATAATCTTGCACATGCCTTGATGCTGAAGGAAACAATGAATTCTGTAATGTTTCCTGTCatggataaaataatcaaagctTTGTGTGACATGGCTAAAGATAATGCACATGTTCCAATGCTTTCTAGGACTCATGGGCAG CCAGCTTCACCAACTACTTTGGGCAAGGAACTGGCTATCTTTGCTGTAAGATTAAGCAGAGAAAGGAAGGATCTGTCTCATATTGAGATATTGGGGAAATTTGCTGGTGCAGTTGGAAATTACAACGCACATGTTGTTGCATATCCCAATGTTAACTGGCCTCAGGTTGCAGAACAGTTTGTACATTCTCTTGGATTAAGTTTTAATCCTTACGTTGCTCAG ATTGAAACCCATGACTACATGGCAAAGCTTTTTCATTCGCTCATCCAgttcaataatatattaattgacTTTGATAGAGATGTTTGGGGCTATATATCTTTGAGCTACTTTAAGCAG ATTACTAAGGCTGGTGAAATTGGGTCATCAACCATGCCTCACAAAGTTAATCCTATTGATTTTGAGAACAGTGAAGGCAATCTAGGTGTAGCTAATGGAGTTCTGTCTCATTTAAGCATGAAGTTGCCAATTTCACGTTGGCAG AGGGACTTGACTGATTCAACTGTCATAAGGAACATGCCTGTAGGTATCGGTCATTCTCTTCTTGCCTACAAAAGCACACTTCAAGGAATTGGGAAGCTTCAG GTTAATGAAGCTCGCTTGAGTGAAGACTTGAACCAGTGCTGGGAGGTGCTTGCTGAACCAATACAGACT GTCATGCGAAGATATGGTGTTCCTGAGCCTTATGAGAAGCTAAAAGAGCTAACCAGAGGAAAAGCCGTTAACAAAGAGAGCATAAGAGTCTTCATTGAAGGCTTAGATATTCCAGAAGAAGCAAAGACGAATCTGTTGAAGTTAACACCGGATACTTATGTTGGAGCAGCAGTTGAATTGGCCAGAACAGTAGAAAGTGTGGTGAACATTGTGAATGGATCGAATATTTAG
- the LOC108337083 gene encoding uncharacterized protein At2g39920 isoform X2, with protein sequence MSAYGHQMEQMYSAHSLSGGSELRRSSFVLESGFYITSFVATILVAALAAAGLLLITLLVSLAMMLQSCQSSHAGIIELRNINDEYNYCKVYSLHAKLNNLEGHHFPNLCKDLAIGYIKGGQYARDLDSTKSLMDDYFNSVRPSDDDLDVVLIDIDGIVSPNLHSTLLQSIDNCIVEAKNLKYMFVLRLYTKLQAGGWSIILLSREHVKHQNVTINHLLSAGFRGWSSLMMRDDADSSKGNEFFSRQRNVIQTKGFRIKSVISSEMDALTVDDRGIRVFLLPDPIFDKFEQQTRT encoded by the exons ATGTCTGCTTATGGCCATCAAATGGAGCAGATGTATTCTGCTCACAGTCTCTCTGGTGGTTCTG AGTTGAGGAGGAGCAGTTTTGTGCTGGAATCAGGATTCTACATCACATCCTTTGTTGCAACCATTCTTGTTGCTGCATTAGCCGCTGCCGGGCTTTTATTGATTACTTTATTGGTTTCACTGGCAATGATGCTGCAATCTTGTCAAAGTAGCCATGCTGGAATTATTGAGCTTCGGAATATAAATGACGAGTACAACTATTGCAAGGTCTATTCTCTGCATGCCAAGCTCAATAACTTGGAAGGACACCATTTTCCTAACCTTTGCAAGGACCTTGCCATAGGGTATATCAAGGGAGGTCAATATGCTAGAGACTTGGATTCAACCAAATCTCTAATGGATGATTATTTCAACTCTGTTAGACCATCAGATGATGATCTTGATGTGGTATTGATAGACATAGATGGAATCGTTTCCCCAAATCTTCATTCTACTTTGTTGCAGAG CATTGACAATTGTATCGTAGAGGCAAAGAATTTAAAGTACATGTTTGTTTTAAGATTATACACGAAGCTTCAAGCTGGTGGATGGTCCATAATTTTGTTATCAAGAGAGCATGTAAAACACCAAAATGTCACCATCAATCATCTTCTCTCTGCTGGATTTAGAGGCTGGTCTTCTTTGATGATGAG AGATGATGCAGATTCTTCCAAAGGGAATGAGTTTTTTTCTAGACAAAGGAATGTGATACAAACGAAGGGATTCCGCATAAAAAGTGTCATCAGCAGTGAAATGGATGCTTTGACTGTTGATGATAGAGGAATCAGAGTTTTTTTGCTACCAGACCCTATATTTGACAAGTTTGAACAGCAAACAAGAACATAG
- the LOC108337083 gene encoding uncharacterized protein At2g39920 isoform X1, with translation MSAYGHQMEQMYSAHSLSGGSELRRSSFVLESGFYITSFVATILVAALAAAGLLLITLLVSLAMMLQSCQSSHAGIIELRNINDEYNYCKVYSLHAKLNNLEGHHFPNLCKDLAIGYIKGGQYARDLDSTKSLMDDYFNSVRPSDDDLDVVLIDIDGIVSPNLHSTLLQSSIDNCIVEAKNLKYMFVLRLYTKLQAGGWSIILLSREHVKHQNVTINHLLSAGFRGWSSLMMRDDADSSKGNEFFSRQRNVIQTKGFRIKSVISSEMDALTVDDRGIRVFLLPDPIFDKFEQQTRT, from the exons ATGTCTGCTTATGGCCATCAAATGGAGCAGATGTATTCTGCTCACAGTCTCTCTGGTGGTTCTG AGTTGAGGAGGAGCAGTTTTGTGCTGGAATCAGGATTCTACATCACATCCTTTGTTGCAACCATTCTTGTTGCTGCATTAGCCGCTGCCGGGCTTTTATTGATTACTTTATTGGTTTCACTGGCAATGATGCTGCAATCTTGTCAAAGTAGCCATGCTGGAATTATTGAGCTTCGGAATATAAATGACGAGTACAACTATTGCAAGGTCTATTCTCTGCATGCCAAGCTCAATAACTTGGAAGGACACCATTTTCCTAACCTTTGCAAGGACCTTGCCATAGGGTATATCAAGGGAGGTCAATATGCTAGAGACTTGGATTCAACCAAATCTCTAATGGATGATTATTTCAACTCTGTTAGACCATCAGATGATGATCTTGATGTGGTATTGATAGACATAGATGGAATCGTTTCCCCAAATCTTCATTCTACTTTGTTGCAGAG CAGCATTGACAATTGTATCGTAGAGGCAAAGAATTTAAAGTACATGTTTGTTTTAAGATTATACACGAAGCTTCAAGCTGGTGGATGGTCCATAATTTTGTTATCAAGAGAGCATGTAAAACACCAAAATGTCACCATCAATCATCTTCTCTCTGCTGGATTTAGAGGCTGGTCTTCTTTGATGATGAG AGATGATGCAGATTCTTCCAAAGGGAATGAGTTTTTTTCTAGACAAAGGAATGTGATACAAACGAAGGGATTCCGCATAAAAAGTGTCATCAGCAGTGAAATGGATGCTTTGACTGTTGATGATAGAGGAATCAGAGTTTTTTTGCTACCAGACCCTATATTTGACAAGTTTGAACAGCAAACAAGAACATAG
- the LOC108336578 gene encoding probable glucan endo-1,3-beta-glucosidase A6, giving the protein MLRFFFVALWFLCLLPHALPHPCIGVTYSAPSGSSSHHSQEVERISGGLRQLKARSLRLENADPSITRSLLYTNTTLFLTIPNYMVSQIAQNRSVAESWLYTHVVPFYPRVKITTISVGNAFPDVHPESLNDLLPAISNVHVSLRVLGIRKIKVSTSFSFVTALSSPFPPSNAQFQEPPGITLFGPLLQFLQDTDSCFLINLYPYNLYRLNPEIPLGIALFQEYPFNFRDDFTTGVRYRNLFDVMVDAVVTALAVAGYETIPLVVTETGWPSFSAVGNEFDANLGYAGIYLKGLVKHLKSGMGTPLLKDGVREVFVYEMFDKDEGTGRSWGVLYANGTVKYRVDFSSSSLASSPVGVTVIIVFLIFVIA; this is encoded by the coding sequence ATGTTGCGCTTCTTCTTCGTGGCTCTCTGGTTTCTCTGCCTCCTCCCTCACGCTCTCCCCCACCCCTGCATAGGCGTCACCTACTCCGCCCCCAGCGGCTCCTCCAGCCACCACTCCCAGGAGGTGGAGCGCATCTCCGGTGGCCTCCGGCAGCTGAAGGCGAGATCCCTCCGGTTGGAAAACGCGGACCCCTCTATCACCCGGAGCCTCCTCTACACTAACACGACGCTCTTCCTCACCATCCCCAATTACATGGTCTCTCAAATCGCCCAAAACCGCTCCGTAGCAGAGTCCTGGCTCTACACCCACGTAGTACCATTCTATCCACGTGTCAAAATCACCACCATCTCAGTAGGCAACGCCTTCCCCGACGTGCACCCGGAATCCCTCAACGACCTCCTCCCGGCAATCTCCAACGTCCATGTGTCCCTCCGCGTCCTCGGCATCCGCAAGATCAAAGTGTCCACGTCGTTCTCCTTCGTCACCGCCCTGTCATCCCCGTTCCCGCCCTCAAACGCACAGTTTCAAGAACCCCCGGGGATCACACTCTTCGGTCCGCTCCTCCAATTCTTGCAGGATACAGATTCCTGCTTCTTGATCAACCTCTACCCTTACAACCTCTACCGTTTGAACCCCGAGATCCCCCTCGGCATCGCGCTCTTCCAAGAATATCCTTTCAACTTCCGGGACGACTTCACCACCGGCGTCCGCTACCGCAACCTCTTCGACGTCATGGTCGACGCCGTTGTCACCGCCCTCGCTGTCGCCGGCTACGAGACAATCCCCCTCGTCGTGACCGAAACCGGCTGGCCAAGCTTTAGCGCCGTCGGGAACGAGTTCGATGCCAACCTCGGCTACGCCGGGATTTACCTGAAGGGCCTGGTGAAACACCTGAAGTCCGGGATGGGAACGCCGTTGCTGAAGGACGGTGTGCGCGAGGTTTTCGTGTATGAGATGTTCGATAAGGACGAAGGAACAGGAAGGAGTTGGGGGGTTCTCTACGCAAACGGAACTGTCAAGTATCGCGTGGATTTCTCCTCTTCCTCTCTTGCTTCTTCTCCTGTTGGCGTGACGGTGATCATCGTTTTCTTGATTTTCGTCATTGCGTGA
- the LOC108338135 gene encoding probable sugar phosphate/phosphate translocator At3g11320, whose product MKGGSRFFTIALVSAWYATNIGVLLLNKYLLSNYGFKYPIFLTMCHMTACSLFSYVAIAWLRLVPMQTIRSRLQFLKIAALSLVFCVSVVFGNVSLRYLPVSFNQAIGATTPFFTAVFAYLITFKREAWLTYLTLVPVVAGVVIASGSEPSFHLFGFIVCVAATAARALKSVLQGILLSSEGEKLNSMNLLLYMAPIAVVFLLPATLLMEENVIGITLALARDDVKIIWYLLFNSALAYLVNLTNFLVTKHTSALTLQVLGNAKGAVAVVVSILIFRNPVSVTGMMGYSFTVLGVVLYSEAKKRSK is encoded by the exons ATGAAGGGTGGGAGCCGTTTCTTCACCATAGCTCTGGTCTCCGCCTGGTACGCCACCAACATTGGGGTTTTGCTCCTTAACAAGTACCTTCTCAGTAACTATGGCTTCAAGTACCCTATATTCCTCACCATGTGCCACATGACCGCTTGTTCCCTCTTCAGCTACGTCGCCATCGCCTGGCTCAGGCTCGTTCCCATGCAGACCATACGCTCCCGCCTCCAGTTCCTCAAGATCGCCGCTCTCAGCCTCGTCTTCTGCGTCTCCGTCGTCTTCGGCAACGTCTCCCTCCGCTACCTCCCCGTCTCCTTCAACCAGGCCATCGGCGCCACCACTCCCTTCTTCACCGCCGTTTTCGCCTATCTCATCACCTTCAAGAGAGAGGCCTGGCTCACCTACCTCACCCTCGTCCCCGTCGTCGCCGGCGTCGTCATTGCCAGCGGG AGTGAACCGAGCTTCCATTTATTTGGATTCATAGTATGTGTTGCAGCTACAGCTGCCCGAGCCTTAAAATCAGTGTTGCAAGGAATTTTACTTTCTTCTGAAGG AGAGAAGCTGAATTCTATGAACCTTCTTCTTTATATGGCTCCAATTGCTGTTGTTTTCCTTCTCCCTGCCACACTActgatggaagaaaatgtgattgGCATTACATTGGCTCTTGCCAGAGATGATGTGAAGATCATTTGGTATCTGCTATTTAATTCAGCACTTGCTTATCTTGTCAACCTGACCAATTTCTTGGTCACCAAACATACCAGTGCTCTTACCCTGCAG GTACTTGGGAATGCTAAAGGGGCTGTAGCAGTAGTAGTTTCAATTCTGATATTTAGAAACCCAGTGTCAGTCACTGGAATGATGGGTTATTCATTCACAGTCCTTGGAGTAGTACTCTATAGTGAAGCCAAAAAGCGAAGCAAGTGA
- the LOC108336579 gene encoding receptor-like kinase TMK4 yields MQLNVEMSNEVFATVLFRHLVSLLGYSVEGNERILVYEYMPQGALSMHMFHWKSLQLEPLSWKRRLNIALDVARRMEYLHSLAHQIFIHRDLKSSNILLGYDFRAKVSDFGLVKLAPDGKKSVVTRLAGTFGYLAAEYAVIGKVTTKADVFSFGVVLMELLIGLMALDEDRPEESQYLASWFWHVKSDKEKLMTAVDPALDIKEEMFDIVSIIAELAGHCTAREPNQRPDMSHVVNVSSEGEGGRTRMATSVSDFY; encoded by the exons ATGCAATTGAATGTTGAAATGTCTAATGAG GTTTTCGCTACAGTGCTCTTCCGGCATTTGGTATCTCTTTTGGGTTATTCAGTTGAAGGTAATGAGAGGATTCTGGTTTATGAGTATATGCCACAAGGGGCTCTGAGTATGCATATGTTCCATTGGAAGAGCTTGCAACTAGAGCCACTCTCTTGGAAGAGGAGGCTCAATATCGCCTTGGATGTTGCTAGAAGAATGGAGTATCTTCATAGCCTGGCACATCAGATCTTCATTCACAGAGATCTTAAATCATCAAATATTTTGCTTGGGTATGACTTTAGAGCAAAAGTCTCCGATTTTGGATTGGTAAAACTTGCCCCTGATGGCAAAAAATCTGTAGTGACCAGGCTTGCTGGTACATTTGGATACTTGGCAGCAGAATATGCAg tGATAGGAAAAGTTACCACCAAAGCAGATGTTTTCAGTTTCGGCGTTGTTCTAATGGAGCTGTTAATTGGATTAATGGCACTTGATGAAGATAGACCTGAGGAAAGCCAGTACTTGGCATCGTGGTTCTGGCATGTAAAATCAGACAAGGAGAAACTAATGACTGCTGTTGACCCTGCCCTTGACATAAAGGAAGAGATGTTCGATATTGTCTCCATCATTGCCGAGTTAGCTGGGCACTGCACTGCCAGGGAACCAAACCAAAGGCCAGATATGAGTCATGTTGTGAATGTGAGTAGTGAGGGTGAGGGAGGAAGAACGAGAATGGCCACTTCAGTGTCAGATTTTTATTGA
- the LOC108338136 gene encoding 60S ribosomal protein L35a-1 encodes MVKGRQGERVRLYVRGSILGYKRSKSNQYPNTSLIQIENVNSKEEVAWYAGKRMAYIYKAKVKKNGSHYRCIWGKVTRPHGNSGVVRAKFKSNLPPRSMGARVRVFMYPSNI; translated from the exons ATGGTTAAAGGACGCCAAGGAGAACGTGTTAG ACTTTATGTCAGGGGCTCAATTCTTGGATACAAGAG GTCCAAGTCAAATCAGTACCCAAATACTTCTCTCATCCAGATTGAGAATGTGAACTCCAAGGAAGAAGTTGCCTGGTACGCTGGGAAGCGCATGGCTTACATTTACAAAGCCAAGGTAAAGAAGAACGGCAGCCATTATCGATGCATTTGGGGTAAGGTCACCAGACCTCATGGTAACAGTGGTGTCGTTAGAGCTAAGTTCAAGTCAAATCTGCCGCCAAGATCGATG GGAGCAAGGGTGAGAGTGTTTATGTATCCAAGCAATATATGA